In one Polynucleobacter sp. JS-JIR-5-A7 genomic region, the following are encoded:
- a CDS encoding DsbC family protein, protein MNKFLSVALSMLAFMCTSMIFSGSVQAQVDQQIKADIQKKLGANAKVRSVTPAPVPGLYEVLVGNDIFYTDSSGKYLIQGEIIELATGKNITEQRQTDLNRIKWADLNQANAFKVVRGNGTRQLAIFSDPNCGYCKRLEKSLQQLDNVTIYTYLIPILSADSAQKSKQIWCSADPNKAYIDWMVNGIAPTGKTDCSNPLDKNLTFAKTYGITGTPTLFFTDGSRFPGAVQIADIEKKFSSLK, encoded by the coding sequence TTGAATAAATTTTTATCGGTAGCTTTATCCATGCTTGCATTCATGTGCACCAGCATGATTTTTTCTGGATCAGTTCAAGCCCAAGTTGATCAGCAAATCAAAGCAGATATCCAGAAAAAACTAGGTGCAAATGCTAAAGTACGCAGCGTTACGCCTGCACCAGTACCCGGGCTATATGAGGTGCTGGTGGGTAATGATATTTTCTACACTGACAGCTCAGGAAAATACCTAATCCAAGGTGAAATCATTGAGCTCGCTACTGGTAAAAACATTACGGAGCAAAGACAGACTGACTTAAACCGAATTAAATGGGCTGATCTTAATCAAGCTAATGCCTTCAAGGTAGTACGGGGCAATGGCACTCGCCAATTAGCTATTTTTTCAGATCCAAATTGTGGCTATTGCAAGCGCCTCGAGAAATCGTTGCAGCAATTAGACAATGTCACTATTTATACCTATCTCATTCCGATTCTCTCGGCAGACTCCGCACAGAAATCTAAGCAGATATGGTGCTCAGCTGATCCTAATAAAGCTTATATTGATTGGATGGTCAATGGTATTGCGCCTACCGGGAAAACGGACTGTAGTAATCCACTAGATAAAAATCTAACCTTTGCCAAAACCTATGGCATCACCGGCACCCCTACCCTCTTCTTTACCGATGGCAGCCGCTTCCCAGGCGCAGTTCAGATTGCCGATATTGAAAAGAAATTTTCGTCTCTGAAATAA
- a CDS encoding FAD-dependent monooxygenase yields the protein MSEAHSNHLSKMPSHSPQIRSVDVVVVGGGITGKACALGMAQLGLQTLEIAPDLGQTVPNPQGSQWGQRIYAFSPSTQKLLAHLQIWDALDHSRLQVVRDMRIYGDRGEKNDQLHLSAFEAGTPQLAWIGESNFIEHTLDQASRFQNKLERISDTVEKIEVDTEGSSLYLKNGGIIRASLVIAADGANSPIRSEIGISANEESYSQSAVVANWTCTYPHLETAFQWFLPGGDIVAMLPLPNKQVSMVWSTSPELAAELLQLSQSQWLDRFTSIANGAITKQLGELTLNSAPAAYPLRKIRATRFIGPEANPKVVLIGDAAHVMHPLAGQGLNLGLRDVAVLLNIFSKRESFRSLSDLNLLRRYERQRQGDTSALLWVTDKLKKLFSGSSSTEKQLRNWGLGLVNKSHFIKQRLIERALGEIDFE from the coding sequence ATGTCAGAAGCTCACTCAAATCATTTATCTAAGATGCCTTCCCATTCGCCACAAATTCGCTCTGTTGATGTTGTTGTGGTCGGTGGAGGCATTACTGGCAAGGCTTGTGCCCTTGGCATGGCTCAACTTGGGCTTCAGACCCTAGAAATTGCCCCTGATTTAGGGCAAACCGTCCCTAACCCTCAAGGAAGTCAATGGGGCCAACGAATTTATGCCTTTTCACCGAGCACCCAAAAGCTCCTGGCCCATTTACAGATTTGGGATGCACTAGACCATAGTCGCCTTCAAGTGGTCCGCGATATGCGGATATACGGTGATCGCGGCGAGAAAAATGATCAGCTTCATCTTTCTGCATTTGAAGCTGGTACACCACAACTCGCATGGATTGGTGAATCGAATTTTATCGAGCACACACTAGATCAAGCATCGCGTTTTCAAAATAAATTAGAGCGGATTTCAGATACTGTAGAAAAAATTGAAGTTGATACAGAAGGAAGTTCATTATATTTAAAAAATGGTGGCATTATTCGCGCATCGCTCGTGATCGCTGCTGATGGCGCGAACTCACCGATTCGATCTGAGATTGGTATCAGTGCTAACGAAGAAAGTTATTCACAAAGTGCTGTTGTAGCCAATTGGACTTGTACTTATCCTCACCTAGAAACTGCTTTTCAGTGGTTCCTACCAGGGGGTGATATTGTTGCCATGCTCCCCTTGCCCAATAAACAAGTATCTATGGTGTGGTCTACTTCACCGGAGCTGGCTGCAGAACTCTTGCAACTGAGTCAATCCCAGTGGTTAGATCGTTTCACATCCATTGCGAATGGTGCAATTACTAAACAATTGGGCGAGCTCACCCTTAACTCCGCTCCTGCCGCATATCCACTAAGAAAGATTCGGGCTACGCGCTTTATTGGCCCAGAGGCAAATCCAAAAGTGGTATTGATTGGCGATGCGGCTCATGTTATGCACCCACTAGCAGGCCAAGGCCTCAACTTGGGATTGAGAGATGTAGCCGTTCTACTCAATATCTTTAGCAAACGGGAATCTTTTCGCTCACTAAGCGATCTGAACTTATTACGTCGCTATGAACGTCAGCGACAAGGCGACACTAGCGCACTTTTATGGGTTACCGATAAGTTGAAAAAATTGTTCTCTGGTAGCAGCAGCACTGAAAAGCAGTTACGTAATTGGGGGCTAGGCTTGGTGAATAAAAGTCACTTCATTAAACAGCGCCTCATTGAGCGCGCATTAGGAGAAATTGATTTTGAATAA
- the ychF gene encoding redox-regulated ATPase YchF — protein sequence MSLKCGIVGLPNVGKSTLFNALTKAGIAAENYPFCTIEPNVGVVEVPDPRLAALAEIVKPERILPAAVEFVDIAGLVAGASKGEGLGNQFLANIRETDAITHVVRCFEDPNVIHVAGKIDPIADIGVIDTELALSDLATVEKTLNRSTKAAKSGNDKEAAALVAVLTKVQAHLDSALPVRSMNLSDDEKLLIKPLCLITAKPAMYVANVKEDGFENNPHLEAVKQHASKEKAPVVAVCAAIEAEIADLDDADKTEFLADLGMEEPGLDRVIRAGYSLLGLHTYFTAGVKEVRAWTIHQGDTAPQAAGVIHTDFERGFIRAQTIAYDDFIQFKGESGAKEAGKMRAEGKEYVVKDGDVLNFLFNV from the coding sequence ATGTCTTTAAAATGTGGCATCGTCGGCCTGCCTAATGTCGGCAAATCTACCCTCTTTAATGCGCTTACCAAGGCTGGGATCGCAGCGGAAAACTATCCTTTCTGCACGATTGAGCCTAATGTAGGCGTAGTTGAGGTTCCTGACCCCCGTCTGGCTGCTTTGGCTGAGATCGTGAAGCCTGAGCGAATTCTGCCTGCCGCAGTAGAGTTTGTTGATATTGCAGGATTAGTGGCGGGTGCCTCAAAAGGCGAAGGTCTTGGCAATCAATTTTTGGCCAATATTCGGGAAACTGACGCTATTACCCATGTGGTGCGCTGTTTTGAAGATCCTAACGTGATCCACGTCGCAGGCAAGATTGATCCGATTGCTGATATTGGTGTCATTGATACCGAGCTAGCACTCTCTGATTTAGCGACAGTGGAAAAGACACTCAATCGTTCTACTAAAGCTGCAAAGTCAGGTAATGATAAAGAGGCTGCTGCTTTGGTGGCGGTCCTAACAAAAGTTCAAGCCCATCTAGACTCTGCTTTACCGGTGCGCAGTATGAATTTATCTGATGATGAAAAACTCCTAATTAAGCCCCTTTGCTTGATTACCGCCAAGCCTGCGATGTATGTAGCCAATGTAAAAGAAGATGGCTTTGAAAATAATCCACATCTTGAGGCTGTCAAGCAACATGCTTCTAAAGAAAAAGCCCCAGTTGTGGCTGTATGTGCAGCGATTGAGGCTGAAATTGCCGATTTAGATGATGCAGATAAAACGGAGTTCTTGGCTGATTTAGGGATGGAAGAGCCGGGCTTAGATCGTGTCATCCGTGCGGGTTATTCATTGTTGGGTCTACATACTTATTTCACGGCAGGTGTTAAAGAAGTACGCGCTTGGACTATTCACCAAGGCGATACTGCTCCACAAGCCGCTGGTGTGATCCATACCGATTTTGAGCGCGGGTTTATTCGGGCGCAAACTATTGCTTATGATGACTTCATTCAATTTAAGGGTGAGTCAGGCGCTAAAGAAGCCGGCAAGATGCGCGCTGAAGGGAAAGAGTATGTTGTAAAAGATGGCGATGTCTTGAACTTCTTGTTCAATGTATAA
- the trpC gene encoding indole-3-glycerol phosphate synthase TrpC: MSDILEKIVATKKIEIAQNLKQLSLANQRDQAQANNQDPALKPRGFIRSIEQKIAAGKAGVITEIKKASPSKGILRENFIPANIAKSYEKHSAACLSVLTDIDYFQGCNAFLQQARAACSIPVLRKDFTIDPYQIYEARAIGADAILLIVACLELNQMKELEACAHELGLDVLVEVHNAAELDQALELKTPLLGINNRNLKTFEVTLQTTLSLLSSIPSNKILVTESGILSRADVQLMRANHINAFLVGEAFMRSPDPGVALSELFS; this comes from the coding sequence ATGAGCGATATTCTCGAAAAAATTGTTGCAACAAAGAAGATAGAGATTGCACAAAACTTAAAACAACTCTCGCTCGCAAATCAACGCGATCAAGCGCAGGCAAACAATCAAGATCCAGCGTTAAAGCCTAGAGGCTTTATACGTTCCATTGAGCAGAAAATCGCAGCGGGTAAAGCTGGCGTGATCACCGAAATCAAGAAAGCAAGCCCAAGTAAGGGTATTTTGCGTGAGAACTTTATTCCAGCCAACATTGCTAAGTCCTATGAAAAACATAGTGCGGCCTGCTTATCAGTCTTAACAGATATCGATTACTTTCAAGGCTGCAACGCATTTCTTCAGCAAGCTCGCGCCGCTTGTAGTATTCCAGTATTGCGGAAAGATTTCACGATTGATCCCTACCAAATTTATGAAGCGCGGGCGATTGGTGCGGATGCTATTTTGCTGATTGTGGCCTGCCTTGAATTAAACCAAATGAAAGAGCTTGAAGCTTGTGCTCATGAATTAGGTCTTGATGTCTTAGTAGAGGTGCATAACGCTGCTGAACTTGATCAAGCGCTGGAACTCAAGACACCATTGCTAGGAATCAATAATCGCAACCTTAAAACATTTGAAGTAACTCTTCAAACTACTCTCTCGCTCCTATCCTCTATTCCAAGCAATAAAATATTAGTCACTGAATCGGGAATATTGAGTCGCGCAGATGTTCAACTCATGCGTGCCAATCATATAAATGCATTCTTAGTTGGCGAAGCATTTATGCGCTCACCCGATCCTGGCGTCGCCCTCAGCGAGCTGTTTTCCTAG